TATATAGCCCCGCACCTTTGACATTCTTTGTAGGAATTACACCTTTCCCACTATCTAACATCACACTATCAAGGAGAAAAATCTTAGACCCTTCATAGGTTGCTAAAAATATCTTCTTCTCCTCTTGAACTCCTTTTAAAGTAACATCAATATCAGCTTTGGCAACTTGAACCAAAGAAATTGTAAAAAGGAAAAGGAAAGTCACACAAGTTTGAAGTCTCATAAATTCGTTTTTTTACTCATTAAATAAAGTTCCACGCTGAAGTTTTAAATTTAAAAGCACCGGAATTGAGATATAAGTATTCTTCTTATGATATATCGTAGAACCATCCTGAGTACTCTTTTCGTAATCATTTAGATCAAGATTATCATCTATCATTGCATTCATTAAATCTAATTGAATCTCAGAAAAACTATCAAGAATATGTTTCATATGTAGATCCCCATCCACAATATCCAAGTTGAGTTTACATCCACCTTCTACAATATCACCCAAAGAAATTGTTGAGAGATCTGAATATAAAGAAAGACTTGACGTAATCGTATGAAGTGAAATAAACGATTGATTTGCATTTATCCTCACATTATCTATAGAATCTACCGTCACAACACATTCTTTACTTTTAATCTTAGATCCTTTAAAATATCCTAGAGAAACTTTAGCTTGTTTTGCATCTATAGTCGCCTCTTTTATATATTTAACATTAAAGATTCCGCCTTTTTGAACCACATCTGCCTGATAAATGGTATCAGAATTGATATCACAATAGTCAAACTTCATCTTTACTTTTGAATAAGCTTCAGTTCCAACCTGATTAAGTAAATTGATTTGACAATAAGTTGCATCAATATTTAAAGAAGATGGCCATGAATCCATATTGAGTTTTGAGAAAATCATCTTAATAGATAAAGGACAATAAGTAGGCACTCCGATACGATAATTAAAACGATACTTTCGAACCGTGTTTGTTACTTGTCCACGAGTCTGACTTATTGAAAGTAATCCATCATTAATATGATGCAATACATCATAATCTTCAAGCTCTTTGTTTGCCTTATTCTCCGCAATATTGTCCATCGTAATTCGAACATCTACAAGCAATGAATCGTTGGTCGTTTCGTAAAAGACTACATTCCCATACTCTAAATTTAGAGCAATAGAATCAAAGGCATTTTTATTAACTCTAAAATGAATCTCCTTGTCAGTTGAAGCATTTGTATTGGAAATAATAAGAAGCCCAAATACGAATAATAATATATACTTACACATTATAAAAATGATTGGTTAAAATAGTGACCCAATGTCACCTCAATGAACAATACAATTGATCAATAGTTTAGGGTAACATCTATTACAAAAATAATTAACAAAAATGGAACCAAACCACGTTTACAAAGAGAATATCGTAATTTATATAAAGAAATAAGATATTTTTGCATCTTTACATCATTGTAAAATAATAATATTATATTTATATAATAAGTTCAAACTTTCAGATACTTAGTTAATTAGTACAATAGAATCATTTGAATACATAGAATATCAATCATCTATATGATTATGAAAAGACAAATACTACTTTTTTTTCTGATTACGACGGTTATTGCATCCAATATGAGTAAAACTTTTGCTCAAGAGACAAAAAAAGAGGAGAAGCCACAGAAGAAAGAGGCCAAACTCACCAAACATCGCATTGAAAAAGCATGGACTATTGAAGCCGGAGGCGGTGTATCGACATTTTTTAAAGAGAATATGGGATCAAATATAGACTATAAGAGCATCGCACCGATAGGTCATTTTGCGGTGAATAGAGCTATTAACGACATCTTCATTCTAGGATTAGAAGGAAACTATGGCATGATTTTAGGGCAAGAAGTACAACCAACAGTTATCGATGGTCGATTTAATATGCTGATAAATTTCTCAAACTGGGCCAACAAAGATGTTGTGGACTCTCGCTTTACATTCTATGGTAAAATCGGAGGTGGTATCAATTACTTACAAAATCAAACATTACCAGCACTAGAAAAAAACTGGGCTATTGCTGGAGGAGCAGGTATAATTGTGGATTACAATATGTCTAAACATTTCGCCCTTAGACTCCATGCCGATGGAAACATTATGAAGCGTCAATATTACACAGGAGGAAGCGACAAAGATTACAATTTTAATCGTATGCCAATATACCTAAATGCAGGTCTAAGCCTTGCTTATAAATTTAATTTTGCCAAGGATAAAGAGCAGAAGATGAAGAAGCTTATTCGAAGTCAGAATAAAGAGTTCTTCCGAAAAGATGTTCATGAGTTTGATATCAAAACCAAAGAGAGTATTGGGCAAGGAGAAGAGTGTTTGGTAGAGGTTAACGTAATCAAAGGAGACTTCAAAGCAGATGCGAAACTTGAAATTGAACTACTTCCTGGTATCATGGGCTATAATGAAAAAACTGGCAAATACGATCTAGAGACAATAAAGATTGTGGATGATAACATGACAGCCAAAGATACGATACATTATCTATTCAAGTTAAAAGCCACACAAAAGTTTGATCGTGGTCTATATGTGATGGGTACCTATTCATATATAAACAAGCATAAGAAAAGACAAAAGGTCAAAATAGAGTCGGCGGTTTATAAATCTAGTAAATGGGAATTTAGAGTACAGCTAGCTGCTTTCAGTCAAATACCATTTACAAATGAAACTGCTCATAAATATTTCCGTATTGATGCAGAAATTATTGACGAAGACACTAATGGAGTCACAAAATTCCTGATAGGAAGATTTAAGTCATACGCAAAAGCGAAGTCATATTGCAAAAAAATACAAGAAGACACCACTATTCAAGATGCATTCGTTGTTGGCTACAAAGATGGGATAAGAATAAAATCCCTCAAAGGACACCATTTCGGAAGTTATAAATAGCAACTATTTAGACAGCTACAATGAGTACAACTTATTGTAGCTGTAATCGATACCTTATATAAGTGATAGAAAATGGCAATCCGAGTTCGTTATAGAGTATACAAGTCCAAATATGAGGTTATATAATCTACGATGGATGTTATCAGTGATTTCTCATACGACTCTACGAATAGTAATCGAATATTAAAGATAAGTTCTAAACAAATATTACTATAATATTTTGAATGGCGATCATTAATGCTCTGACACATCACTATATATACAAATTAAAAAAAAAGGCTAACCCATTGAGGATTAGCCTTTTTAATATATCTCAGATAATCAATCTCCATTAATTATCTTCTTCCTCTAGATACTCTGAAGGACGTTTCTTCGATCCTTCATAAAGCTCATAGTGATTGAAACTACACTCTAAAGAACCATTAAAAAGTTTGATCTTTTGGCTAGTTCTTAAACCAACACTCTTAAATCCTTCTTTAGAAGAAGATAGAATCCAAGCATCATAACCAGTAAACTCTTTCTTAAGAGTATCTCCAATAGAACGATAAAGATTCTCAATATTTTGAGGTTTCATACGCTCTCCATAAGGAGGATTTGTAATGATTGTACCGCCATCAACCAGACACTTCAATTCACGAATATCCTTATGTTTTAGGTGAATACACTTAAATAAGTTTGCATTTCTAATATTCTTCTCTGCAATTTTAAGTGTACCAGGATGAACATCAGAACCAAGAATAGGATAATCGAACTCCTTTTCATAGTCCGCATCGTATACATTCTCAAATGCATCGGCATCAAAATCAGGCCAGTTTTCAAAACCAAAGCTTGATCTATAAACCCCAGGAGGAATACCATAAGCAATCATCGCAGCCTCAATAAGAAGCGTACCAGAACCACACATAGGGTCTACAAAAGCACTATTTTGATCCCAATCACTAAGTAGAATCATACCAGCAGCTAATACTTCACTTAGAGGAGCATCATTCTGTCCGATTCTATATCCACGACGATAAAGAGCCTCTCCTGAACTATCTAAAGAAAGAGAACACTTATTACCCATCAAGTGCACATGAACTTTAATATCAGGATTTTCTGGATCAACAGAAGGTCTTTTCTTGTACTTCTTTCTAAACTGATCCACAATAGCATCTTTAACACGTAAAGAAACAAACATGGAATTAGCAAATAAATCAGAGGTAACAACTGAATCTAAAGCAAATGTCTTACCTAAAGTTAGATATTGCGTCCAATCTACTTTTGATGCTTCTTCATATAAAGAGTCTCTGCTCTGCACATCAAACTCATAAATTGGTCTCAGGATTCTTAAAGCTGTTCTACAACAATAGTTTGCACGATACAACATCTCTTTATCCCCCTCGAAACTAACTGCTCTTCTTTGTTCTTCAACATTAGAAGCTCCTAGATCGATTAACTCTTTTGCCAACACTCCTTCTAAACCAGCGAATGTTTTGGCTACGTATTTGTAGTTTTCCACAATAGAACTTTTACCCATTATAATTCACACAAAAATAGACGAATTCCATGAAAATCAAACATAGAACGAATTCAAATTCCTCCTCCATCATTAAATTTTTCAATTCTTGATCTTCCTTGTATTACTCGACCATAAGGCATTACATCTTCCGTGACCCAAACATTCCCCCCAATAGTAGCGTGATGTCCGACTGTAATACGCCCCAAAATCGTTGCATTTGAATATATTACCACATCATCTTCAACTATTGGATGACGAGGCACACCTTTTATCGGATTGCCATTCTCATCCAATGGGAAACTCTTAGCACCTAGAGTAACCCCTTGAAACAATTGAACTCTATCACCAATAATACATGTCGAACCCACTACTACCCCTGTTCCATGATCAATAGAGAATGACTCTCCAATATTGGCAAGTGGATGTATATCTATTCCAGTCTCAGAGTGAGCAAGTTCAGATATAATTCGAGGAATCATTGGCACTCCTAATTGATACAGTTTATTGGCGATTCTATAGTTACAGATAGCCTTTATAGAAGGATAACTAAACACCACCTCACCTCGATGTGATGCTGCGGGGTCGTTTAGGAATGCAGCCTCCACATCTTTTGACAACATTTCTCGTAGATAAGGAATGGACTCAATAAATCGAATCGTAATATCTTTACTTTTTTTTTGACGTTCGCTTAAAAGGGACATAGACCTTTTTTGATTGCAAGAAAAACACAATCCTGCCAGAACTTGATCTACTAAGGATTCATAAACCTGATCAACAAGTAGTCCTGTGTAATATTTTAGAGTATTAGTATTTAAAGGTATAAAACCATAAAAACCTGGAAAAATTAACTGCCTTACTTTCTCAACTATCTCCTTTAAAACATCTATACTTGGCAGAGGTTCATTGTCATAATGTTCGTGACAAACTTGTCCATAAGATGTTGGAGATGAAAGAGAATTAACGACGTAATCAAACCTCTTCTTTACATCATTCGTATCCATTCTAGTCCGTATTAATCCGTAATAATTTTTCTACTTCACTTTTAGCACGAAGAAATCGATCTTCACCCACTTCAGAGACCTCCACGTAATTACATTGGTAATGCTCTAGCTCCTCTTTATATTTTTGATGTAGTTTCCATCTCATCTCCCCTCCATTCTCTCTAACAGGATCCTCTACCCAAGGAAGATCAGGAGTCAAAAGAAGATACAGATCAGCCTTATGGTCAGCAATATGAGCATCTACAAAATCAGGCATTTGTTTATACATCTCAAAAAGCCATACCTTCGTTATTATCAACCAACTATCATAGAATACAATAGAATCCGAAAGTTGTTCGATCTCTAGGTCCTCTTCTACTTGATATTTTGCAATGGCCACTACATCATCATACTGGTAAGTATAGCCATGTTCCTCAACATAAGTTCGAGCATACTCTGGAATATTAGTCCCTTGAAAGTATTTAGCTAGCATTTCTGATATCGTCGATTTGCCAACAGATTCTGCACCAGTTACGACCACTCTAAGCATTCGAAGCTATTTTTGTCGGTTTCATTTGTTTTTTCCAAGTAACAAATCCAACCACGGCCAACACAGTATATGTTCCCATCAAAAGAGAAGTAGGGACCATACCTTTATAAAGATAGATTACCATTGACACGAAATCAATCACAACCCAAAAGATCCACTGCTCTAATATCTTTCGAGTCATCATCCATGTGGCAACAATGCTACATGCTGTAGTAAAAGCATCCACAACAGGAACAGGAGAATCTGTATGATATTTTAAAACATACCATATAACGAAATATAGGATCAAAGAGGAGATAGAGATACCAACCCACTCCTTTTTATTCGCTAATCTTACTTGAACAGCAGGATTCTTATCATCGACCTTTCTCATCCACATATACCAACCATAGAAGCTAATTACGACATAATAAACTTGTAACGACATATCCGC
The Prolixibacteraceae bacterium DNA segment above includes these coding regions:
- a CDS encoding serine acetyltransferase, whose protein sequence is MDTNDVKKRFDYVVNSLSSPTSYGQVCHEHYDNEPLPSIDVLKEIVEKVRQLIFPGFYGFIPLNTNTLKYYTGLLVDQVYESLVDQVLAGLCFSCNQKRSMSLLSERQKKSKDITIRFIESIPYLREMLSKDVEAAFLNDPAASHRGEVVFSYPSIKAICNYRIANKLYQLGVPMIPRIISELAHSETGIDIHPLANIGESFSIDHGTGVVVGSTCIIGDRVQLFQGVTLGAKSFPLDENGNPIKGVPRHPIVEDDVVIYSNATILGRITVGHHATIGGNVWVTEDVMPYGRVIQGRSRIEKFNDGGGI
- a CDS encoding RNA methyltransferase, producing MENYKYVAKTFAGLEGVLAKELIDLGASNVEEQRRAVSFEGDKEMLYRANYCCRTALRILRPIYEFDVQSRDSLYEEASKVDWTQYLTLGKTFALDSVVTSDLFANSMFVSLRVKDAIVDQFRKKYKKRPSVDPENPDIKVHVHLMGNKCSLSLDSSGEALYRRGYRIGQNDAPLSEVLAAGMILLSDWDQNSAFVDPMCGSGTLLIEAAMIAYGIPPGVYRSSFGFENWPDFDADAFENVYDADYEKEFDYPILGSDVHPGTLKIAEKNIRNANLFKCIHLKHKDIRELKCLVDGGTIITNPPYGERMKPQNIENLYRSIGDTLKKEFTGYDAWILSSSKEGFKSVGLRTSQKIKLFNGSLECSFNHYELYEGSKKRPSEYLEEEDN
- a CDS encoding ATP-binding protein is translated as MLRVVVTGAESVGKSTISEMLAKYFQGTNIPEYARTYVEEHGYTYQYDDVVAIAKYQVEEDLEIEQLSDSIVFYDSWLIITKVWLFEMYKQMPDFVDAHIADHKADLYLLLTPDLPWVEDPVRENGGEMRWKLHQKYKEELEHYQCNYVEVSEVGEDRFLRAKSEVEKLLRINTD
- a CDS encoding SPOR domain-containing protein, whose translation is MKRQILLFFLITTVIASNMSKTFAQETKKEEKPQKKEAKLTKHRIEKAWTIEAGGGVSTFFKENMGSNIDYKSIAPIGHFAVNRAINDIFILGLEGNYGMILGQEVQPTVIDGRFNMLINFSNWANKDVVDSRFTFYGKIGGGINYLQNQTLPALEKNWAIAGGAGIIVDYNMSKHFALRLHADGNIMKRQYYTGGSDKDYNFNRMPIYLNAGLSLAYKFNFAKDKEQKMKKLIRSQNKEFFRKDVHEFDIKTKESIGQGEECLVEVNVIKGDFKADAKLEIELLPGIMGYNEKTGKYDLETIKIVDDNMTAKDTIHYLFKLKATQKFDRGLYVMGTYSYINKHKKRQKVKIESAVYKSSKWEFRVQLAAFSQIPFTNETAHKYFRIDAEIIDEDTNGVTKFLIGRFKSYAKAKSYCKKIQEDTTIQDAFVVGYKDGIRIKSLKGHHFGSYK
- the pnuC gene encoding nicotinamide riboside transporter PnuC; this encodes MIDSILGWLTTDRHLEWISAILGFLYIFCSIKEHLLTWFFGILTSALYVYVFFVNKFYADMSLQVYYVVISFYGWYMWMRKVDDKNPAVQVRLANKKEWVGISISSLILYFVIWYVLKYHTDSPVPVVDAFTTACSIVATWMMTRKILEQWIFWVVIDFVSMVIYLYKGMVPTSLLMGTYTVLAVVGFVTWKKQMKPTKIASNA